One Methylosinus sp. C49 DNA segment encodes these proteins:
- a CDS encoding NAD-dependent epimerase/dehydratase family protein, with protein sequence MRIVLTGAGGYIGLHTLRELLEARHQVTAVVRSSGKLGPFARHPRLTICEIDLEDAVRIAEVMPGHDVCVHGALIWGDPGDELKLRDTSVAAKLFEAAGDAGLTRCIYLSSVAVHRPFSGEMSEDDGLSATDLYGATKAAGELFLRAACAGRRMTGVVVRPGPVVGPPAFAEASFRSDDRIAAMVVAAKEGRPLEAARDDGRQFSDVRAVAKVIRVLATAESPHATYICVDRDVIAWERVARLVVASLNSRSEVRVSARETQSPVPRFRTERVDHLIGGSSSAEGALLAHIRYLARIAET encoded by the coding sequence ATGAGAATAGTCCTGACCGGCGCAGGGGGCTACATTGGCCTCCACACTTTGCGCGAGCTTCTCGAGGCTCGGCATCAAGTGACCGCTGTTGTACGATCGTCAGGGAAGCTAGGTCCCTTCGCGCGACATCCCCGGCTTACAATTTGCGAGATCGACCTCGAAGATGCAGTGCGCATTGCGGAGGTCATGCCGGGCCATGATGTCTGTGTTCATGGCGCCCTCATTTGGGGCGATCCTGGCGACGAACTGAAGTTGCGAGATACGTCCGTCGCCGCGAAGCTTTTCGAAGCCGCTGGCGATGCTGGTCTCACGCGTTGCATATATTTGTCATCGGTCGCTGTACACAGGCCGTTCTCTGGAGAAATGAGCGAGGATGATGGCCTCAGCGCGACCGATCTCTACGGTGCGACGAAGGCCGCAGGAGAACTGTTTCTTCGCGCGGCGTGCGCGGGCCGTCGAATGACAGGCGTCGTGGTTCGTCCAGGCCCAGTGGTTGGTCCGCCAGCGTTTGCCGAGGCTTCCTTTCGCAGCGACGATCGCATCGCAGCAATGGTGGTCGCTGCAAAGGAAGGTCGTCCCCTCGAAGCCGCACGCGACGATGGGCGGCAATTCTCTGACGTGCGCGCGGTAGCAAAGGTCATCCGCGTCCTAGCCACGGCGGAAAGCCCCCACGCGACCTACATCTGTGTCGACCGAGACGTCATTGCTTGGGAACGAGTTGCGAGATTGGTCGTAGCGAGCCTGAACTCGCGAAGCGAGGTGCGTGTTAGCGCGCGTGAAACGCAAAGTCCGGTTCCCCGCTTCAGAACAGAACGGGTCGACCATCTTATCGGCGGATCGTCTAGCGCAGAAGGAGCTCTGTTGGCGCACATTCGTTATCTCGCCAGAATAGCCGAGACCTGA
- a CDS encoding type II toxin-antitoxin system VapC family toxin yields MICLDTNVVIAVINRRNADVARRMGEALTQRVEIGLPVIVLYELRYGYARSDRKPLMEALLAEFLSPGIAVLPFDEEDARHAGDIRANLEKRGQPIGHYDYLIAAQARRRGAILVTANGREFARVPGLMVTDWAG; encoded by the coding sequence ATGATCTGCCTCGACACCAATGTCGTCATTGCGGTGATCAACCGCCGCAATGCCGATGTCGCGCGTCGCATGGGCGAGGCGCTGACGCAGCGTGTCGAGATCGGCCTGCCCGTCATCGTTTTGTATGAGCTTCGCTACGGCTACGCGCGCAGCGATCGCAAGCCGCTCATGGAGGCCTTGCTGGCGGAGTTTCTCTCGCCGGGAATCGCCGTGCTGCCTTTCGATGAGGAGGACGCGCGCCATGCCGGAGACATTCGCGCCAATCTCGAAAAGCGGGGACAGCCGATCGGCCATTATGACTATCTCATCGCCGCGCAGGCGCGCCGCCGCGGCGCGATATTGGTGACGGCGAATGGCCGGGAGTTCGCGCGCGTGCCGGGGCTGATGGTGACGGATTGGGCGGGCTGA
- a CDS encoding AbrB/MazE/SpoVT family DNA-binding domain-containing protein, which produces MSATAKLFMHGRSQAVRLPKDCRFEGKEVKVTKIGDKVILEPLHEGPFDVEAWFARLDALGARDFLPDGPPEDPPSAPDPRKFIDE; this is translated from the coding sequence ATGAGCGCCACAGCCAAGCTCTTCATGCATGGCCGCAGCCAGGCTGTGCGCCTGCCGAAGGACTGCCGTTTCGAGGGCAAGGAGGTCAAAGTCACCAAGATCGGCGACAAGGTGATTTTGGAGCCGCTTCACGAGGGGCCTTTCGACGTCGAGGCGTGGTTCGCGCGGCTCGACGCTCTGGGCGCGCGGGACTTTCTGCCCGACGGCCCGCCGGAGGATCCGCCGAGCGCTCCCGATCCGCGCAAATTCATCGACGAATGA
- the gyrB gene encoding DNA topoisomerase (ATP-hydrolyzing) subunit B produces MTDTEDGAATPPEYGADSIKVLRGLDAVRKRPGMYIGDTDDGTGLHHMVYEVVDNAIDEALAGHATLVTVTLNADGSCTVTDNGRGVPTGIHKEEGVSAAEVIMTQLHAGGKFDQNSYKVSGGLHGVGVSVVNALSVWLKLRIWQEGREHFMEFANGDSVAPLAVVGKAPIEDGKPKRGTEVTFLPSLETFKTVVEFDYATIEHRLRELAFLNSGVRIVLTDARHAEQKREELYYEGGLEAFVRYLDRAKSALIGAPILIHGQREHINVEVALWWNDSYHENILAFTNNIPQRDGGTHLAGFRAALTRQITGYSERSGLTKREKVDLTGDDCREGLTCVVSVKVPDPKFSSQTKDKLVSSEVRPAVENVVNELLDQWLEEHPQEAKSVVSKVCEAAAAREAARKARELTRRKGALDVANLPGKLADCQERDPAKAELFIVEGDSAGGTAKQGRNREFQAVLPLRGKILNVERARFDKMLSSEQIGTLITALGTGIGRDEFNADKLRYHKIIIMTDADVDGAHIRTLILTFFYRQMPQLIDRGHVFIAQAPLYKVTKGKSTQYLKDERALEDYLIDSLLDGAVLRCGNGEERAGKDLRAALEDARSFRTIMNGLHSRYDRNVVEQTTMAGALQSPPDEAKAAEVAERLNAIAEETERGWTGELREGGYVFRRTLRGVAQAVTLDAALLASSEARKLQERAESLREIFAGPAALARRNDETALSGPLALYDAMAAQGRKGLTIQRYKGLGEMNAEQLWETTLDREVRSLLQVKVKEAVEAEDIFVKLMGDIVEPRREFIQENALNVANLDV; encoded by the coding sequence ATGACCGACACCGAAGACGGAGCCGCCACGCCGCCCGAATATGGCGCGGATTCCATCAAGGTCCTGCGCGGCCTCGACGCCGTCCGCAAGCGCCCGGGCATGTATATCGGCGACACCGATGACGGCACCGGCCTACATCACATGGTCTATGAGGTCGTCGACAACGCCATCGACGAGGCGCTCGCCGGCCACGCCACTCTCGTCACCGTGACGCTGAACGCCGACGGCTCCTGCACCGTCACCGACAATGGCCGCGGCGTTCCGACCGGCATTCACAAGGAGGAAGGCGTCTCCGCGGCCGAGGTCATCATGACCCAGCTGCATGCGGGCGGCAAATTCGACCAGAATTCCTATAAGGTCTCGGGCGGCCTGCACGGCGTCGGCGTCTCGGTCGTCAACGCCCTCTCCGTGTGGCTGAAGCTGCGCATCTGGCAGGAGGGGCGCGAGCATTTCATGGAATTCGCCAATGGCGATTCCGTCGCGCCGCTCGCTGTCGTCGGCAAAGCGCCGATCGAGGACGGCAAGCCCAAGCGCGGAACGGAAGTCACCTTCCTGCCGTCGCTCGAGACATTCAAGACGGTCGTCGAATTCGATTACGCGACCATAGAGCATCGCCTGCGCGAGCTCGCCTTTCTGAACTCGGGCGTGCGCATCGTGCTCACCGACGCGCGCCATGCGGAGCAAAAGCGCGAGGAGCTCTATTACGAGGGCGGGCTCGAGGCCTTCGTGCGCTATCTCGATCGCGCCAAATCGGCCCTGATCGGCGCGCCGATCCTCATTCACGGCCAGCGCGAGCACATCAATGTCGAAGTCGCGCTGTGGTGGAACGATTCCTATCACGAGAATATTCTGGCCTTCACCAACAACATTCCGCAGCGCGACGGCGGCACGCATCTCGCCGGCTTTCGCGCCGCGCTGACGCGGCAGATCACCGGCTATTCCGAGCGCTCCGGCCTCACCAAGCGCGAGAAGGTCGATCTGACCGGCGACGACTGCCGCGAGGGCCTCACCTGCGTCGTCTCGGTGAAGGTGCCGGACCCGAAGTTCTCCTCGCAGACGAAGGACAAGCTCGTTTCGTCCGAAGTGCGTCCGGCGGTCGAGAATGTCGTCAATGAGCTGCTCGACCAATGGCTCGAGGAGCATCCGCAGGAGGCGAAAAGCGTCGTCTCCAAAGTCTGCGAGGCGGCCGCCGCGCGCGAGGCTGCGCGCAAGGCGCGCGAGCTGACGCGGCGCAAGGGCGCGCTCGACGTCGCCAATCTGCCCGGCAAGCTCGCCGATTGTCAGGAGCGCGATCCGGCGAAAGCCGAGCTCTTCATCGTCGAGGGCGACTCCGCCGGCGGCACGGCCAAGCAGGGCCGCAATCGCGAGTTTCAAGCCGTGCTTCCATTGCGCGGCAAAATCTTGAATGTGGAGCGCGCGCGCTTCGACAAAATGCTGTCGTCCGAGCAGATCGGCACGCTGATAACGGCGCTCGGCACCGGCATCGGCCGCGACGAGTTCAACGCCGACAAGCTGCGCTATCACAAGATCATCATCATGACCGACGCCGACGTCGACGGCGCGCATATTCGCACGCTGATTCTCACCTTCTTCTATCGGCAGATGCCTCAGCTGATCGATCGCGGCCATGTGTTCATCGCGCAGGCGCCGCTCTATAAGGTGACGAAGGGCAAATCGACGCAATATTTGAAGGACGAGCGCGCGCTCGAGGATTATCTCATCGACTCGCTGCTCGACGGCGCCGTGCTCCGCTGCGGCAATGGCGAGGAGCGCGCCGGCAAGGATTTGCGCGCCGCGCTCGAGGATGCGCGCTCCTTCCGCACCATCATGAACGGGCTGCATTCGCGCTACGACCGCAATGTGGTCGAGCAGACGACCATGGCGGGCGCGTTGCAATCGCCGCCCGACGAAGCGAAAGCGGCCGAGGTCGCCGAGCGCCTCAACGCCATAGCGGAGGAGACCGAGCGCGGCTGGACCGGCGAATTGCGCGAGGGCGGCTATGTCTTCCGCCGCACCTTGCGCGGCGTCGCGCAGGCGGTGACGCTGGATGCGGCGCTGCTCGCCTCGAGCGAGGCGCGCAAGCTGCAGGAGCGCGCCGAGAGCCTGCGCGAGATTTTCGCCGGCCCGGCGGCGCTGGCGCGGCGCAATGACGAGACCGCTCTCTCCGGCCCTCTGGCGCTCTATGACGCAATGGCGGCGCAAGGCCGCAAGGGCCTCACCATTCAGCGCTACAAAGGCCTCGGCGAGATGAACGCCGAGCAATTGTGGGAGACGACGCTCGACCGCGAGGTGCGCTCGCTGCTGCAAGTGAAGGTGAAGGAGGCGGTGGAGGCCGAGGATATTTTCGTGAAGCTGATGGGCGACATCGTCGAGCCGCGCCGCGAGTTCATCCAGGAGAATGCGCTGAACGTCGCGAATTTGGACGTGTGA